A region of Anopheles merus strain MAF chromosome 2R, AmerM5.1, whole genome shotgun sequence DNA encodes the following proteins:
- the LOC121603566 gene encoding protein glass-like: protein MQANTAELLPVGDQLGVSWNGIPFGYGSDYGGLPSSDWMTPLATELESVPHGCGTVASQQKDYYQPMIGSGMHRISPLNSSNEAVETNSSEHAYPPFAVSYHHPAYHHHHQHHQTVNYGAKCYSHIQQSQQHQQHQQQQLKQEHQPSRKIPTNGSRYVPNGYYTPNGRTSATDGGSPMPQPSLYPSPPVQSHSAEESSYSSKLYSGGGGGLQYMSGDHVPPPPPMSFSGHTDPALSTLYSGSDHYQPYSVSSMGYEESGVPAFSATTLSTAMESTLTPQKYEAWSSESSVIQPMMSPMGYPLLGHAHSLAIKQEYIPPAYISPSPSSMAGGSSIKTELMSETSRSPPPESDRPPTDGIVMAQQPQPLPPTACPSPQPLPVAKAKRAPSAKPTDTPTAGKKSTRNSNNYGDQFACPECRRTFARQCGLTQHTKWHHSGEKPFRCLTCGKCFSAQTALDDHLERHTTTDKPYRCQHCPKAFFHKNDLRRHGFQHTGTAPHACRYCLKTFARKDHCHSHECSHERKIQRKERKSKGSRSSVPVSGMELPPVTNTVLDSAISTPVVELALQFIDTEQRIVA from the coding sequence atgcaaGCAAATACGGCCGAACTACTGCCGGTAGGCGATCAGTTGGGTGTTTCGTGGAACGGGATTCCCTTTGGCTACGGCAGCGACTACGGCGGTTTGCCCAGTTCCGATTGGATGACGCCGCTGGCAACGGAGCTGGAAAGTGTTCCACATGGTTGTGGCACTGTGGCATCGCAGCAAAAGGATTACTACCAACCGATGATCGGAAGTGGAATGCATCGCATCTCCCCGCTCAACTCATCGAACGAAGCAGTCGAGACCAACTCCAGCGAGCATGCGTATCCGCCCTTTGCGGTATCGTATCATCATCCTGcttaccatcaccatcatcagcatcatcagacGGTGAACTATGGAGCCAAGTGCTATTCACATATTCAACAAtcccagcagcaccagcagcaccagcagcaacaactgaAACAAGAGCACCAACCGTCAAGGAAGATCCCTACGAACGGGTCACGGTACGTGCCGAATGGTTATTACACCCCGAACGGGCGTACGTCCGCAACCGATGGTGGATCGCCCATGCCACAGCCGAGCCTGTACCCCTCCCCGCCGGTACAATCGCACTCGGCAGAAGAGTCCAGCTACAGCAGCAAACTGTacagtggtggcggtggtggtttgCAGTACATGAGCGGCGATCAtgttccaccaccaccgccgatgAGCTTTTCCGGCCACACGGATCCTGCGCTGTCCACCCTGTACAGTGGTAGCGATCATTACCAGCCGTACAGTGTGTCCTCGATGGGGTACGAGGAGAGTGGGGTGCCAGCGTTTTCGGCCACGACACTCTCCACGGCAATGGAATCCACGCTGACACCGCAAAAGTATGAAGCATGGAGCTCGGAATCGTCCGTTATCCAGCCGATGATGTCACCGATGGGCTACCCGCTGCTCGGCCATGCCCATTCGCTGGCGATAAAGCAGGAGTACATTCCGCCGGCCTACATCAGCCCATCGCCCTCCTCGATGGCCGGTGGAAGCAGCATCAAGACGGAGCTCATGTCCGAAACTTCCCGCTCACCACCGCCGGAGAGTGATCGACCGCCAACGGACGGAATTGTGATGGCACAGCAGCCCCAACCACTACCACCGACGGCCTGCCCTTCGCCCCAGCCGCTGCCAGTGGCGAAAGCGAAACGAGCACCGTCGGCCAAACCGACGGACACACCGACGGCGGGGAAGAAATCTACCcgaaacagcaacaactacGGCGACCAGTTCGCGTGCCCCGAGTGCAGGCGTACGTTCGCGCGGCAGTGCGGCCTCACGCAGCACACCAAGTGGCACCATTCGGGCGAGAAGCCGTTCCGCTGCCTCACCTGTGGCAAGTGCTTCAGCGCCCAGACAGCGCTGGACGATCATCTCGAGCGGCACACGACCACGGACAAGCCGTACCGGTGCCAGCACTGCCCGAAAGCGTTCTTCCACAAGAACGATCTGCGCCGGCACGGGTTTCAGCACACGGGCACCGCGCCGCACGCCTGCCGGTACTGTTTGAAAACGTTCGCCCGCAAGGACCACTGCCACAGCCACGAGTGCTCGCACGAGCGGAAAATTCAGCGCAAAGAGCGGAAATCTAAAGGGTCACGGTCGAGCGTACCGGTCAGCGGTATGGAGTTGCCGCCAGTGACCAACACGGTGCTGGATTCCGCGATATCGACGCCAGTGGTCGAACTGGCGCTGCAGTTTATCGACACGGAACAGAGGATAGTGGCGTGA